From Campylobacter concisus, a single genomic window includes:
- a CDS encoding ABC transporter ATP-binding protein gives MENDELKDILLERDDDARGLKLKKLLIFIAALIILFLIIVVAMKLVNSSDPSQAQNEADSRLVLPPVPAEQPVDRQAPIADTNSDNKKGDTQLFEQVPIVPENKQQDEFEDMIKKLKDKENNKPVSKTEEPKEIVKPIEKPAEIPAKKAETKVDTSVKKVEKVAATDKKSEAKPAKTENKVDKKIEKKAENKIEKTDKKAEVAKTEPATKGSYVQVFVTSKFNPNAEYMKKIAAKGYSYKTIKVGELTKILVGPFDEKTLQKAVGDIRKDINKDAFIFRAK, from the coding sequence GTGGAAAATGATGAGTTAAAAGATATTCTTTTAGAAAGAGACGATGACGCAAGAGGATTGAAACTAAAAAAACTTCTGATATTTATAGCAGCTCTTATTATACTTTTTTTGATTATTGTAGTTGCTATGAAGCTAGTAAATTCAAGCGATCCTTCACAAGCGCAAAATGAAGCTGATTCAAGACTAGTGCTTCCTCCAGTACCAGCCGAGCAGCCAGTAGATAGACAAGCTCCGATAGCTGATACAAATTCAGACAATAAAAAAGGCGATACACAGCTCTTTGAGCAAGTGCCTATCGTACCTGAAAATAAACAGCAAGATGAATTTGAAGATATGATCAAGAAGCTAAAAGATAAAGAAAACAATAAGCCTGTTTCTAAAACTGAAGAGCCAAAAGAGATAGTTAAGCCTATCGAAAAGCCTGCTGAAATACCAGCAAAAAAAGCTGAGACAAAGGTAGATACTTCAGTTAAAAAAGTTGAAAAAGTAGCAGCTACTGATAAAAAGAGTGAGGCAAAACCAGCTAAGACTGAAAATAAAGTAGATAAAAAGATTGAAAAAAAGGCTGAAAACAAAATAGAAAAAACGGACAAAAAAGCTGAGGTAGCTAAAACTGAACCTGCTACAAAAGGCTCTTATGTTCAAGTATTTGTGACTAGTAAATTTAATCCAAATGCTGAATATATGAAAAAGATCGCTGCTAAGGGATATAGCTACAAGACTATAAAAGTTGGTGAACTGACTAAAATTTTAGTTGGTCCATTTGATGAAAAAACGCTTCAAAAAGCAGTAGGCGATATTAGAAAAGATATCAATAAAGACGCTTTTATCTTTAGAGCAAAATGA
- a CDS encoding type IV pili twitching motility protein PilT: protein MPEDNNLNNLTGDIKTLLKTVVSDKASDLHLVSRSEPQIRVDGALKPIDFGILSGKDIENLCFALITDEQKSELENNKELDFAIELPDIGRFRGNYYYTMNGDLAAAFRIIPINIPSLDELNAPQIFKHIIKREKGLILVTGPTGSGKSTTLAAMLNEINLNYRKHIITIEDPVEFVHNNKKALFSHRNIGTDATSYSRALKSAVREDPDIILVGEMRDRETISTAITAAETGHLVFGTLHTNSAIQTINRIVDSFDGSEQLQVRNMLSVSLTAVVSQSLIPKIGGGRCAVHEILINNMAISNLIRENKIHQIYSQMQLNQQQTGMSTQTQALMKVLKEGKITKENALAYSTSQQELQNLIGTI from the coding sequence ATACCAGAAGATAATAACCTTAATAATCTTACTGGCGATATAAAAACACTTTTAAAAACTGTTGTGAGTGATAAGGCAAGCGATCTTCACCTTGTTTCAAGATCTGAGCCTCAAATAAGAGTAGATGGTGCTTTAAAACCCATTGATTTTGGCATATTAAGTGGCAAGGATATAGAGAATTTATGTTTTGCTTTGATTACTGATGAACAAAAAAGTGAGCTTGAGAACAATAAAGAGCTTGACTTTGCGATCGAGCTTCCAGATATAGGCCGTTTTCGTGGCAACTATTACTATACCATGAATGGCGATTTAGCTGCTGCTTTTCGTATAATCCCAATCAATATCCCATCTCTTGATGAGCTAAATGCCCCACAAATTTTTAAGCATATTATTAAGCGCGAAAAAGGCCTTATTTTGGTTACTGGACCGACAGGAAGTGGTAAATCAACAACTCTCGCAGCCATGCTTAATGAGATAAATTTAAATTATAGAAAGCATATTATTACAATTGAGGATCCAGTCGAGTTTGTGCATAACAATAAAAAAGCTCTATTTTCTCATAGAAATATCGGCACTGACGCAACTTCTTACTCAAGGGCTCTAAAATCTGCGGTTCGTGAAGATCCAGATATCATACTTGTGGGCGAGATGAGAGATAGAGAAACGATTTCAACGGCTATTACGGCGGCTGAGACCGGACACTTAGTATTTGGTACGCTTCACACAAATTCAGCCATTCAAACTATAAATAGGATCGTTGATAGTTTCGATGGGAGCGAGCAATTACAAGTAAGAAATATGCTTAGTGTTTCGCTAACTGCTGTCGTTTCACAAAGCCTGATCCCAAAGATAGGCGGTGGAAGGTGCGCTGTGCATGAAATTTTAATAAACAATATGGCTATCTCAAACTTGATACGTGAAAATAAAATACATCAAATTTACTCTCAGATGCAGCTAAATCAACAACAAACTGGCATGAGTACGCAAACTCAGGCTTTGATGAAAGTACTAAAAGAGGGTAAGATTACAAAAGAAAATGCGCTAGCTTATTCAACTAGCCAGCAAGAACTTCAAAATTTAATAGGAACTATATAA
- a CDS encoding ABC transporter, with amino-acid sequence MQSIDTALIKIITTHYYIKRDTIVNKIEYRGKIFFDKFEKINEPLTYNIMKEHEEGKAVIAHSLINANDKVENIVFDYNGRTPDRFWHKAQLLLREEGFINFTAYESKTPGHLHLYVHKGHTTLNEACQLANVLNAKLSQKLPKEWRMFPNIDMPKEFNILTLPYKLYQKERGASWSKYM; translated from the coding sequence ATGCAAAGTATTGATACGGCACTTATAAAGATTATTACAACTCACTACTATATCAAGCGTGATACGATCGTTAATAAAATAGAATACAGAGGTAAAATTTTCTTTGATAAATTTGAAAAGATAAATGAGCCACTGACCTATAATATTATGAAAGAGCATGAAGAGGGCAAAGCTGTTATCGCACACTCTTTAATAAATGCAAATGATAAAGTTGAAAATATAGTCTTTGACTATAACGGCAGAACCCCAGATAGATTTTGGCATAAAGCACAGCTTCTTCTAAGAGAAGAGGGCTTTATAAATTTTACAGCCTACGAGAGTAAGACGCCAGGACATCTGCATCTTTATGTGCATAAAGGTCACACTACGCTAAATGAGGCTTGTCAGCTAGCAAATGTGCTCAATGCAAAGCTTTCACAGAAGTTGCCTAAAGAGTGGAGAATGTTTCCAAATATCGATATGCCAAAAGAATTTAATATACTAACATTGCCTTATAAGCTCTATCAAAAAGAGCGTGGGGCAAGTTGGTCAAAATATATGTAA
- a CDS encoding asparaginyl/glutamyl-tRNA amidotransferase subunit C — protein sequence MQIDDTLLNKLEKLSALQISDEKREEVKKQLSEIVSFVDILNELDLSSDEAVVSSIKGGTPLREDESRPSDVIDTILKYAPSREGHFFAVPKIIE from the coding sequence ATGCAAATAGATGATACACTTTTAAATAAATTAGAAAAACTTTCTGCCTTACAAATCAGTGATGAAAAAAGAGAAGAAGTAAAAAAACAACTAAGCGAGATTGTATCTTTTGTTGATATTTTAAATGAACTTGATCTAAGTAGCGATGAAGCTGTAGTTAGCTCTATAAAAGGCGGCACACCTTTAAGAGAAGATGAGTCAAGGCCAAGTGATGTGATTGATACGATCTTAAAGTACGCTCCTTCACGTGAAGGACATTTTTTTGCTGTACCAAAAATAATAGAATAA
- a CDS encoding ABC transporter substrate-binding protein, with amino-acid sequence MNKFLLASLGLAAVACVAMGDDKVYKLKLASSWESTMPVLGDVPKELKDKVEKMSNGRLELRIDYPSKHKSPFAMLDFAKSGQYDITYTSSYYYKGKDAKTIFFTATPFMMNTDEQTAWYEFGGGKELEAKVYDPYNIKIFRAGNTGMQMGGWFKKEIKSVDDIKGLKIRIPGFGGEIYAKLGANINTIPTGELYMALEMGTIDSVEWVSPAYDMALGFHKVAKYYYTGWQEPNGETQFFFNKKSYEKLPDDLKAIFEAAAAEVARDANTKVFYSNVEYWDKMKSEYPDIQVKSFPPEVIAALKKATNELLDEESAKDPLFKEIVESQRAFLKKAREWTKISDYAYIKTNE; translated from the coding sequence ATGAATAAATTTTTATTAGCATCTCTTGGTTTAGCAGCTGTTGCTTGCGTTGCTATGGGAGATGATAAAGTTTATAAGCTAAAGCTTGCTAGCTCATGGGAGAGCACTATGCCAGTGCTTGGTGATGTGCCAAAAGAGCTAAAGGATAAAGTTGAAAAGATGAGTAATGGCAGACTTGAGCTAAGGATTGATTATCCATCAAAGCATAAATCGCCTTTTGCGATGCTTGATTTTGCTAAAAGCGGTCAATACGACATTACCTACACAAGTAGCTATTATTATAAAGGCAAAGATGCTAAAACTATATTTTTTACAGCAACTCCATTTATGATGAATACTGATGAGCAAACAGCTTGGTATGAATTTGGCGGTGGTAAGGAGCTTGAGGCAAAAGTTTACGATCCATACAATATCAAAATTTTTAGAGCTGGAAATACCGGCATGCAAATGGGTGGCTGGTTTAAAAAAGAGATCAAGTCAGTTGATGATATCAAAGGCTTAAAGATAAGAATTCCGGGCTTTGGTGGTGAAATTTACGCTAAACTTGGCGCTAACATTAACACTATCCCAACTGGTGAGCTTTACATGGCTCTTGAGATGGGAACGATTGACTCAGTCGAATGGGTTAGCCCAGCTTATGATATGGCACTTGGCTTTCACAAAGTGGCAAAATACTACTACACAGGCTGGCAAGAGCCAAACGGTGAAACTCAATTTTTCTTTAATAAAAAATCATACGAGAAGCTTCCAGATGACCTAAAAGCGATATTTGAAGCAGCTGCAGCCGAAGTAGCAAGAGATGCGAATACAAAAGTATTTTATTCAAATGTCGAGTACTGGGATAAAATGAAAAGCGAGTATCCAGACATCCAAGTAAAATCTTTCCCACCAGAAGTAATCGCAGCTCTTAAAAAAGCCACAAATGAGCTTCTTGATGAAGAGAGTGCTAAAGATCCGTTATTTAAAGAGATCGTTGAGTCTCAAAGAGCTTTCCTTAAAAAAGCAAGAGAATGGACTAAAATTTCAGACTACGCTTATATCAAAACAAACGAATAG
- a CDS encoding shikimate dehydrogenase → MKTFAVFGDPIAHSVSPRLHNKAIADLGLKALYTRVLLKDGSELINKFKSLKLNGANVTLPHKEWALNLADEASDIARKIGSANTLVLKNDKIYAYNTDAPGFLKAIKNFKDVKKAIVLGAGGTANAITYALREQGVDVCILNRSKDRLEKFKDEYKCFSWDNYEEQKFDLVINSTSAGLKDDFLPVPKEILKSIFKDAKFAFDVIYGKQTPFLEMAKQSSLGVKDGADMLLYQAVLALNLFFNNTLDESKIERSMREIFYL, encoded by the coding sequence ATGAAAACATTCGCAGTCTTTGGAGATCCAATAGCTCACTCGGTATCTCCGAGGCTGCACAATAAAGCCATTGCAGACCTGGGCTTAAAAGCACTTTACACAAGAGTCTTGCTAAAAGATGGCAGCGAATTAATCAATAAATTTAAATCCTTAAAATTAAACGGTGCAAACGTAACACTTCCACATAAAGAGTGGGCTTTAAATTTAGCCGATGAAGCTTCAGATATAGCACGTAAAATAGGCTCTGCAAATACGCTTGTGCTTAAAAATGACAAAATTTATGCATACAATACAGATGCGCCTGGATTTTTAAAAGCAATAAAAAATTTTAAAGATGTAAAAAAAGCTATTGTTCTTGGAGCTGGCGGTACTGCAAATGCCATAACTTATGCATTAAGAGAACAAGGCGTTGATGTTTGCATACTAAATAGAAGCAAAGATAGGCTTGAAAAATTTAAAGATGAGTACAAATGCTTTAGTTGGGATAACTACGAAGAGCAAAAATTTGATCTAGTCATTAACTCGACTTCTGCTGGTTTAAAGGATGATTTTCTACCAGTACCTAAAGAAATTTTAAAAAGCATTTTTAAGGATGCTAAATTCGCATTTGATGTGATTTATGGCAAACAGACACCATTTTTAGAAATGGCCAAGCAAAGTAGCCTTGGTGTAAAAGATGGCGCCGATATGCTTTTATATCAAGCGGTCTTAGCACTAAATTTATTTTTTAACAATACACTCGATGAGTCAAAGATAGAGCGCTCAATGAGAGAAATTTTCTATCTATAA
- a CDS encoding lysine--tRNA ligase, with product MIFDNQHEIQRLQSIDELRNLGINPYPHFLRRDMNISKFRLKFNYINDTEEKKAEGQLVGLAGRIKLIRDAGKAVFANIEDEDGNLQIYFSNKTLDPEWFKIVKKYVEIGDIVYVRGYAFITRTGEFSMHVSELSLASKSISPLPEKYHGLVDVETRYRQRYLDMIMNPEVRADFKRRSVIISTIRRFFEEKGFLEVETPMLHPIAGGANAKPFITFHNALGVERYLRIAPELYLKRLIVGGFEAVYEMNRNFRNEGMDLTHNPEFTSIEFYWAYHNYHDLMGITEDLFNVILDKLDMEKVVNFDGMEIDFSKPFKRISYKKALVEIGGLDENIINDKDKILAKLRADGLEANEKLDLGHLQAELFDNYVESKLIHPTFVIDYPISISPLSRRSDANPDVAERFELFIAGRELANGFNELNDPIDQYNRFKAQIDAKNAGDDEAHEMDEDYVRALGYGMPPVAGEGIGIDRLVMLLTDKKSIRDVVLFPAMRPLKNEIKENEK from the coding sequence GTGATATTTGACAACCAACATGAGATTCAACGACTACAAAGCATAGACGAGCTAAGAAATTTAGGTATTAATCCATATCCGCATTTTCTTAGAAGAGATATGAATATCTCTAAATTTAGACTAAAATTTAACTACATTAATGATACGGAAGAGAAAAAGGCCGAAGGTCAGCTAGTGGGTCTTGCGGGCAGAATAAAACTCATTCGTGATGCTGGAAAAGCCGTCTTTGCAAATATCGAAGATGAAGATGGAAATTTACAAATTTACTTTAGTAATAAAACGCTTGATCCAGAGTGGTTTAAAATCGTTAAAAAATACGTAGAGATAGGCGATATCGTCTATGTTAGAGGTTATGCATTTATAACGAGAACTGGCGAATTTTCCATGCATGTAAGCGAGCTTAGCCTTGCTTCAAAGTCGATAAGTCCACTTCCTGAGAAGTATCACGGCTTAGTTGATGTTGAGACAAGATATCGCCAAAGATATCTCGACATGATAATGAACCCTGAAGTTAGAGCTGATTTTAAAAGACGCTCAGTGATTATTAGTACGATTAGAAGATTTTTTGAAGAAAAAGGCTTTTTAGAAGTTGAAACACCGATGCTGCACCCAATAGCAGGCGGTGCAAACGCCAAGCCATTTATCACTTTTCACAATGCCCTTGGAGTCGAGAGATACCTAAGGATCGCACCTGAGTTATACCTCAAACGCCTTATAGTAGGTGGCTTTGAGGCTGTTTATGAGATGAATAGAAATTTTAGAAACGAAGGTATGGATCTTACTCACAACCCTGAGTTTACAAGCATAGAGTTTTACTGGGCATACCATAACTATCACGATTTAATGGGCATTACAGAGGATCTTTTTAATGTCATTTTAGACAAGCTAGATATGGAAAAAGTTGTAAATTTTGATGGCATGGAGATTGATTTTAGTAAGCCATTTAAGCGAATAAGCTACAAAAAAGCTCTCGTTGAGATCGGTGGACTAGATGAGAATATCATAAACGACAAAGATAAAATTTTAGCAAAACTAAGAGCTGATGGCCTTGAAGCAAATGAGAAGCTTGATCTTGGTCACTTGCAGGCTGAGCTATTTGATAACTATGTAGAGAGCAAGCTTATACACCCAACATTTGTTATTGATTATCCGATTTCGATCAGTCCACTTTCAAGAAGAAGTGACGCAAACCCTGATGTGGCTGAGAGATTTGAGCTATTTATCGCTGGTCGTGAGCTAGCAAATGGCTTTAACGAGCTAAATGATCCAATTGATCAATACAACCGCTTTAAAGCGCAAATCGATGCTAAAAACGCAGGCGATGATGAGGCACATGAGATGGATGAGGACTATGTAAGAGCCCTAGGATACGGCATGCCACCAGTTGCAGGTGAGGGTATAGGCATCGATAGGCTCGTGATGCTTTTAACGGATAAAAAATCAATACGTGATGTTGTGCTCTTCCCAGCGATGAGACCACTTAAAAATGAGATAAAGGAGAATGAAAAATGA
- the glyA gene encoding serine hydroxymethyltransferase (catalyzes the reaction of glycine with 5,10-methylenetetrahydrofolate to form L-serine and tetrahydrofolate) — MSLQSYDKDIYDLVNLELKRQCDHLEMIASENFTYPEVMEVMGSILTNKYAEGYPGKRYYGGCEFVDEIEQIAIDRCKELFGCEFANVQPNSGSQANQGVYGALLNPGDKILGMDLSHGGHLTHGAKVSSSGKMYESFFYGVELDGRINYDRVMDIAKIVKPKMIVCGASAYTREIEFKKFREIADAIGAILFADVAHIAGLVVAGEHQNPFPYCDVVSSTTHKTLRGPRGGIIMTNNEEYAKKINASIFPGIQGGPLVHVIAAKAVGFKHNLSPEWKIYAKQVKANAKKLGEVLIKRGFDLVSGGTDNHLILMSFLNRDFSGKDADIALGNAGITVNKNTVPGETRSPFITSGIRVGSPALTARGMKEAEFELIANKIADVLSDINNTSLQEKTKAELVELAHKFIIYDKATF; from the coding sequence ATGAGTTTGCAAAGCTATGATAAGGACATTTACGATCTAGTAAATTTAGAGTTAAAACGCCAATGTGATCACCTTGAGATGATCGCTAGTGAAAATTTTACATATCCAGAAGTTATGGAAGTAATGGGCTCAATCCTAACAAACAAATATGCTGAAGGCTATCCTGGCAAAAGATATTATGGTGGCTGCGAATTTGTAGATGAGATCGAGCAAATAGCGATCGATAGATGTAAAGAGCTTTTTGGATGTGAATTTGCAAACGTTCAACCAAACTCGGGCTCTCAGGCGAATCAAGGTGTTTACGGCGCTTTACTTAACCCAGGCGATAAAATTTTAGGAATGGATCTAAGCCATGGTGGACACTTGACACACGGCGCGAAGGTAAGCAGCTCCGGCAAGATGTATGAGAGCTTTTTCTATGGCGTCGAGCTTGATGGCCGTATAAACTACGATAGGGTCATGGATATTGCAAAGATAGTAAAACCAAAAATGATCGTTTGTGGCGCAAGCGCATACACAAGAGAAATTGAGTTTAAAAAATTCCGTGAGATAGCTGACGCTATCGGGGCGATACTTTTTGCAGACGTTGCTCATATCGCTGGTCTAGTTGTTGCTGGTGAGCATCAAAATCCTTTTCCATACTGCGATGTCGTAAGCTCAACTACGCATAAAACATTAAGAGGCCCAAGAGGCGGCATAATAATGACAAATAACGAAGAGTATGCTAAGAAGATAAATGCCTCTATTTTTCCAGGCATCCAGGGCGGACCACTTGTTCATGTTATCGCAGCAAAAGCAGTTGGCTTTAAGCATAACCTTAGCCCTGAGTGGAAAATTTACGCTAAACAAGTAAAAGCAAACGCTAAAAAATTAGGCGAAGTACTAATAAAAAGAGGCTTTGATCTAGTGAGCGGCGGTACCGATAACCACCTAATATTAATGAGCTTTTTAAATAGAGATTTTAGCGGTAAAGACGCTGATATCGCTCTTGGAAATGCAGGCATAACAGTAAATAAAAATACGGTTCCAGGCGAGACAAGAAGCCCATTTATCACAAGTGGTATACGTGTTGGTAGTCCTGCGCTTACGGCTCGTGGCATGAAAGAGGCTGAGTTTGAGCTAATAGCAAACAAAATAGCTGACGTGCTAAGCGACATAAACAACACATCTTTGCAAGAGAAGACAAAAGCTGAGCTAGTTGAACTTGCTCATAAATTTATAATCTATGATAAAGCGACATTTTGA
- a CDS encoding colicin V synthesis protein has protein sequence MDLVTWFDIIIIALVLMLGIKGILNGLIKEAFGLIGLIGGLIIASRFSDLSGEFITKNIYKFENPSFLQFVAFISLWLVFWIVCLLVGKFLSKIVSVSGLGFLDRLGGFVMGSGKIFLTFSAVVAVISGTSLNNIIAPYFANSKVYPVLIETGKWITNLDVKNIKSELDEMVARPMDTNKTDAFISMDANASVNTDSNITKGE, from the coding sequence ATGGATTTAGTAACGTGGTTTGATATTATTATTATTGCTCTTGTCTTGATGCTTGGTATAAAAGGCATATTAAATGGACTTATCAAAGAAGCTTTCGGACTTATTGGACTTATCGGAGGCTTAATTATAGCTAGTAGATTTTCAGATCTATCTGGTGAGTTTATAACTAAAAATATATATAAATTTGAAAATCCTTCATTTTTACAGTTTGTCGCATTCATCTCTCTTTGGCTAGTTTTTTGGATAGTTTGCTTGCTAGTTGGTAAATTTTTATCAAAAATAGTTTCAGTAAGCGGACTTGGTTTTTTGGATAGACTTGGTGGATTTGTTATGGGAAGTGGAAAAATTTTCTTAACATTTTCGGCAGTAGTTGCTGTAATATCTGGTACTTCGCTAAATAATATAATTGCTCCTTATTTTGCGAACAGTAAAGTTTATCCGGTTTTGATAGAAACTGGCAAATGGATAACAAACCTTGATGTGAAAAATATCAAAAGTGAGTTAGATGAGATGGTGGCAAGACCAATGGATACAAATAAAACTGACGCATTTATCTCAATGGATGCAAATGCTAGTGTAAATACCGACTCTAATATCACAAAAGGGGAATAA
- a CDS encoding transcriptional repressor — MIENLEYDALLEKFKRVLRDNGLKYTKQREILLKTLYNNGEHFTPERLYLFIKETHPELNIGIATVYRTLNLLEESEMVTSISFGSQGKKFELATKPHHDHMICRKCGLIIEFEDPMIEKRQISIAKDHGFKLTGHMMQLYGICEKCSKNNIKGK; from the coding sequence ATGATAGAAAATTTAGAATATGATGCGTTGCTTGAGAAATTCAAAAGAGTGCTTCGCGACAATGGTTTAAAATACACGAAACAGCGTGAAATTTTACTAAAAACGCTATACAACAATGGTGAACACTTTACTCCAGAAAGACTTTATCTTTTTATAAAAGAAACGCACCCTGAGCTAAATATTGGCATCGCAACTGTTTATAGAACACTAAATCTACTTGAAGAATCAGAGATGGTGACATCAATCAGCTTTGGTTCACAAGGTAAAAAATTTGAGCTTGCTACAAAGCCACATCACGATCATATGATATGCAGAAAGTGCGGTCTTATCATAGAATTTGAAGATCCAATGATAGAAAAAAGACAAATCAGTATCGCAAAAGATCATGGCTTTAAACTAACTGGTCATATGATGCAGCTTTATGGAATTTGTGAAAAATGCTCAAAAAATAATATAAAGGGAAAGTAA